The genomic interval AAATCCCGGTCGCCTCTCCGGCCGACGGAACCTTGAAGTCGCTGCACGTCGCGCTCGACGATGTCGTTGCCGAAGGCCAGCTCGTCGCGGTGATCGAAAGCTGAAATCACTTTGCGAGTATTCCGACCCATCGTGCACGTCATGCGCGATGTCGGGACGTAATGTCGCATAGAGCGGCGTCGATGTCGTGTGCAGACGACGCGGCCATCGCGTTGCCATCACTCGACTGCGGTGACATGCTCTCCTGATAACAAAGCAATCCGCAAAGCGGATGCGCTCGGGAGAGAAACATGACGGGACGTTTCGGTCCGCTCGCGGCATTCGCCGTGGGCTGCGCGCTGATCACCACAACCGCCGCGCGTGCTGACGACATCAAACTACCAACCACGATGGCATTCACCGCCTACGACACCGGCACCGCCGGTTTCAATATCGCGGTCGCGGTCGGCAAGATGATGAAGGACAAGCACGGAACCGACGTCCGCGTGCTGCCCGCCGGCAACGACGTCGCCCGCCTCGCCCCGCTGCGCAACGGCCGCGCCCAGCTCGCCTGGATGGGATCGGGCACTTACTTCGCGCAGGAAGGCGTGTTCGAGTTCGGCGCCAAGGAATGGGGCCCGCAGCCGCTGCAGATCACGCTCAGCGTGGTCGACTGCAACGGCTCCTCGCTCGGCGTCGCCGCCGACATCGGCGTCAAGGAGATCAAGGATCTGCGCGGCAAGCGCGTCGGCTTCGTGGTCGGCTCGCCGGCGCTCAACCAGAATGCGCTCGGCATCATGGCCTATGGCGGCCTGACCAAGGACGACGTCAAGATCGTCGAATTCGCCAGCTACGGCGCGATGTGGAAGGGCCTGGTCAACAACGACGTCGACGCCGCGTTCGGAACGACGATCACCGGCCCGGCCAAGGAAGCCGAGAACTCGCCGCGCGGCCTGATCTGGCCGCCGATGCCGCATGCCGACAAGGCGGCGTGGGAACGCGTCAAGAAGGTCGCGCCGTTCTTCAATCCGGCGATGTCGAGCTGCGGCGCCGCGCACCAGCCCGGCAAGCCGATCGAGCTGTCGAACTACCCGTATCCGATCGCCACCGTGTACGCGACGCAGTCGGCCGATCAGGTGTACTCGATCACCAAGGCGATGATCGTCGACTACGACGCCTATAAGGACAGCGCCCCGGGCGCGACCGGCCTCGCGGTGAAGACCCAGACGATGAAATGGGTGGTGCCGTTTCATCCCGGCGCGGTGAAGGCGCTGAAGGAAGCCGGCCAGTGGACCGCCGAGGATCAGACTCACAATGACGGGCTGATTAAGCGCCAGGAGGTGCTGGCCGCGGCTTGGAAGCAGTACGCAGCCGCGGCGCCGTCCGGTGATCAGGAATTCCGCGATGGCTGGATGACAGCAAGGGCCGCGGCATTGAAGCGGGCCGGCCTGCCGAACGGGTTCGAGTAACGCATCGCAACGCCGGGGACATTGCCATGCGCGCTGCTGAATCCGCCGCCCGCCCGACCAAACGGATCGTGCTCGACGATCCGCACTCGGTCGACAACATGCAGGAAGCCGAAGTCACCCGCGTCCGAAGCCTGACCGGCTTCTGGCGCTGGGCGCTGGTGGCCGCCGCCGCGGCTACCATCCTGCTGTGCATCAACCAGCAGTTCTCGCTGCGGTTCTTCATCGGCTACACCCAGCTCAATACGGAGTACTTCTATCTCCTGATTGCGCTGATGCTGCCGTTCACCTTCCTGATCTTCCCGGGCACGTCGACCGCGCGGCTCGACCGCGTGCCGCTTTACGACATCGCCTTGTTCGCCGCGACTGTAGTGGCGGCGCTGGTGCTGATGGGCGCCATCCGGAAAGCGGCCGAAGCCGGCTGGGAGTTCGGTGGCGCGCCGACGCATGTTTTCATCGCCGGCCTGGTGATGTGGGCGCTGCTGATGGAGGCGCTGCGGCGCACCGGCGGCTGGAGCCTGCTGCTCTGCGTGTTTCCGTTCACGGTGTATCCGCTGTTCGCCGGTGCGCGCTGGCTCGGCCCGCTCGGCGGCTCGCAGTCGACGCTGGAACAGGCGACCGCCTACCACGTGCTGTCCGGCGAAAGCCTGCTCGGCATTCCGATCCAGGCGTTCGCCGACACCGTGATCGGCTTTCTGGTGTTCGGCACCGCGCTGATGCTGACCGGCGCCGGAAAGTTCTTCATCAACCTGTCGTTCTCGATCTGCGGCACGTTCCGCGGCGGCGCCGCCAAGGTCTGCATCTTCGCCTCGGCGTTGCTCGGCATGATGTCCGGCTCGATCATCTCCAACGTGCTGACCGCCGGCACCATGACCATCCCGGTGATGAAGAAGAGCGGCTTCCGCGCCTCCTATGCGGCGGCGATCGAAGCCTGCGCCTCGACCGGCGCGGTGCTGGCGCCGCCGGTGATGGGCGCCACCGCTTTCGTCATCGCGCAGTTCCTCAACGTCTCCTATGCCGAAGTCGCGCTCGCCGCGATCGTGCCGGCGGCGCTGTACTACATCGGCCTGTTCATGCAGGTCGACGCCTATGCGGCACGGCACGGGCTCGAGGGCATCCCGCGCTCGGAACTGCCGAGCCTGTGGCAGACGCTGAAGGAGGGCTGGTACTACGCCTTCGTGATCGCCCTGCTGGTGGTGATGCTGCTGTACTTCAAGCGCGAGAGCCACGCGCCGTTCTACGCCACCGCGCTGCTGCTGGTGCTCAACCAGATCTTCTCCAAGGAGACCCGCTGGACCCTCGGCAGCATCGTCCGCTTCCTGGAGGTCAACGGCCGCACCTTCGTCGAGCTGATCGGCATCCTGGCCGGCTGCGGCCTGCTGATCGGCGCGTTCTCGATGACCGGCGTGATCTCCAGCCTCGCGGCGGATCTGTTGCGGCTCGCCGGTGACAACGCCTTCCTGCTGCTGGCGATGTGCGCCATCACCAGCCTGATCCTCGGCCTCGGCCTCACCACCACCGCCTGCTACATCTTCCTGGCGATCCTGGTGGCGCCGGCGCTGGAGAAGCTCGGGCTGAACCGGATGGCGGTGCACATGTTCATCTTCTATTGGGGCATGCTGTCGTCGATCACGCCACCTGTGGCCATCGCGTCCTTTGCAGCCGCCGGCATCGCCGGCTCACCGGCAATGAAGACCGGATGGGAATCGATGTGGGTGGGCAGCATCATCTACTTCATCCCGTTCTTCTTCGTGATGAATCCGGCGCTGGTGCTGCAGGGGCCGAGCCCCTATCTCGCCGCGCTCGGCCTGCTGACGCTGGCGGCCGCGGGCACGCTGTGCATCTGCGGCGGCATCCAGGGCTATCAGGTCGGCATCGGCAATCTCCGTAGCGCCGGCGCGCTGGAATGGCCGCTGCGCATCGCGCTGGTGATCGGCGGCTTCGTGCTGGCGACGCCGGGCGGCGGCATCAATCCGCTGTCGCAGGTGCAGGTCACCTCGCTCGGGCTGTGCCTGCTGGTCCCGACGCTGGCGATCGCGCTGCTGCTGGTCCGCCGCGGCGACGGCGGAGGGCAGCGTCTCGCCCGCCCCATCGTGTAGCAGTTACCGCCGCGGCGCCTGTCACAGCACCGACGCCGCGGCGGTCTGCTGGTTGATTTCCCTGGACACACCACTCGCATTGGTTGAGCATCCTGGCGTTTCAAACCAAGGAGCTTTGCAATGCAGCGTGTATTGGAAGTCACTTCGGTTGAGCTCAGCCTGGTCAAGACCAAGCCTCCGCAGATTCACATCGTCACCCACGGCACGGTGCCGACCTCCGGCTGGAAGCAACCGCGGCTGTCGCCGTGGTTCTACATCCGGCCACCGGACGACGGCATTCAGGACTTCGATTTTGTGGCCGACGCCCCGACCGGGATCGTGCTGCCGGTGATCACGCCGATCGTGGGCGAAGCCACCATCCCGCGCGATCCCGCCGACTACTGGGGCCCGAGCAAAGCGCTCCGCGGTGTCCGCATCCACGCCCGCAGCAGCACCCGGGAAGCGACCTTCGGCGACGCCGAAGAACTCGCACAGGCAATCTCCCTGTTTCGTGGCGACGACGATCCGATCCCGTGGCTGATCTTCACCGCGACATCATCGGAATGCGACCTGACCGGCAAAGTGCTCCGCGTCTATCACACCGGCGACATGCTGACCCGCGACTACCGGACCGACCGCGGCAATGTCGAGCTCGACCCCAATACCCAGCGTGTCGTCCGGGTGTGGTGCGGCTGAATTTCTGAGACGTCCAAGCGCGGCGGGCTCCGCGCGCCCGCCGCAGCACTTCCAGCGATCAGCCCGGCAGCTTCTCGAACATCGGGACCAACTGGCCGGTGAAGCTGGTGAACTCGGCGCGGACTCGGTCGCCGATCACCAGATCGTTGGCGCCATGCGCCATCATCCGGAATCCCTCGGCACAATCGACCAGCACGATCTTGAACGGCACATGCGCCCGCGCCTCGGCGGTGGCGGCGCGGTGCACCAGGGTCGCGGCGCACACCACGCCCTCGCCGCTCGCGACCATCGTCGTCAGTTCCTCGCCGCCACAGGCCGCGCAAAAATCCCGGTGGAAATACTGTACCGCGCCGCAGCCGCCGCAGCGCTGATACGTGATCGTCGGCTCGCCGCCGGTCCAATCGGGCATCGCCATCTCGCTCATCGCACCCGCTCCAGGATCATGCTGACATGCGACGACAGCACGCCGCCATCGCCATGCAGCAGCGCCACCGAGGCATCGTGGACCTGACGATCACCGGCCCGGCCGGTCATCTGTAGATGCGTCTCGACCAGATGCGCCATCGCGCCGCCGACGCCGCAATGGCCGTAGCTCAATAGTCCGCCATGAGTGTTGAGCGGCATCGCGCCGTTTCGCGAGAAGTAGCCGTCCCGCGCTCGCGCCGCCGCTTCGCCGCGCGCCGCAAGCCCGAGGTCTTCGAGCAGCATCAACAGCGTGATGGTGAAGCTGTCGTACACCGCTGCATACTTCACGTCGCACACCGCAGCGCCGCTCGCCGCCCAGGCCCGCGCGATCGACTGCTCGGCGCCGGACGGCCCGTCGGCGGGCATCGCGGTGACGTGCTGATGGGTATGGGCCTGACCGCAGCCGCGCACCTTGATACGATGTTCAGTGGTCGGCTCGCGGCTGATCACCAGCGCGGCGCCGCCGTCCGACACCGGGCAGCAATCAAGCAGCTTCAGCGGCGAGGCGATCGGTTTCGACGCCATCACCTCGGTGACGCTGATCGGCTCGCGAAACTGCGCGCCCGGATGGGCGATGGCGTGGCTGCGCATCAGCACCGCGAACTCGGCGAGGTCTTCCTCGGTGACGCCGTGGTCGTGCATGTAGCGCGATGCCACCAGGCCGTAATAGGCCGGGATGGTCGGCCCGAGCGGGACCTCGTAGATCGGGTGACCGACCTGTGCCAGCGCCTGCACCGAGGCATCACGGCTCTGGCCGGTCAGCCGGTTCTCGCCGCCCACGACGAGGATGTTCTTGGCCGCCCCGCTCTCGACCAGCTGATGCGCCAGCATCGCCATCGCCATGCCGGTGGCGCCGCCGACCTGCACT from Rhodopseudomonas palustris carries:
- a CDS encoding TAXI family TRAP transporter solute-binding subunit is translated as MTGRFGPLAAFAVGCALITTTAARADDIKLPTTMAFTAYDTGTAGFNIAVAVGKMMKDKHGTDVRVLPAGNDVARLAPLRNGRAQLAWMGSGTYFAQEGVFEFGAKEWGPQPLQITLSVVDCNGSSLGVAADIGVKEIKDLRGKRVGFVVGSPALNQNALGIMAYGGLTKDDVKIVEFASYGAMWKGLVNNDVDAAFGTTITGPAKEAENSPRGLIWPPMPHADKAAWERVKKVAPFFNPAMSSCGAAHQPGKPIELSNYPYPIATVYATQSADQVYSITKAMIVDYDAYKDSAPGATGLAVKTQTMKWVVPFHPGAVKALKEAGQWTAEDQTHNDGLIKRQEVLAAAWKQYAAAAPSGDQEFRDGWMTARAAALKRAGLPNGFE
- a CDS encoding TRAP transporter permease; this translates as MRAAESAARPTKRIVLDDPHSVDNMQEAEVTRVRSLTGFWRWALVAAAAATILLCINQQFSLRFFIGYTQLNTEYFYLLIALMLPFTFLIFPGTSTARLDRVPLYDIALFAATVVAALVLMGAIRKAAEAGWEFGGAPTHVFIAGLVMWALLMEALRRTGGWSLLLCVFPFTVYPLFAGARWLGPLGGSQSTLEQATAYHVLSGESLLGIPIQAFADTVIGFLVFGTALMLTGAGKFFINLSFSICGTFRGGAAKVCIFASALLGMMSGSIISNVLTAGTMTIPVMKKSGFRASYAAAIEACASTGAVLAPPVMGATAFVIAQFLNVSYAEVALAAIVPAALYYIGLFMQVDAYAARHGLEGIPRSELPSLWQTLKEGWYYAFVIALLVVMLLYFKRESHAPFYATALLLVLNQIFSKETRWTLGSIVRFLEVNGRTFVELIGILAGCGLLIGAFSMTGVISSLAADLLRLAGDNAFLLLAMCAITSLILGLGLTTTACYIFLAILVAPALEKLGLNRMAVHMFIFYWGMLSSITPPVAIASFAAAGIAGSPAMKTGWESMWVGSIIYFIPFFFVMNPALVLQGPSPYLAALGLLTLAAAGTLCICGGIQGYQVGIGNLRSAGALEWPLRIALVIGGFVLATPGGGINPLSQVQVTSLGLCLLVPTLAIALLLVRRGDGGGQRLARPIV
- a CDS encoding Zn-ribbon domain-containing OB-fold protein translates to MSEMAMPDWTGGEPTITYQRCGGCGAVQYFHRDFCAACGGEELTTMVASGEGVVCAATLVHRAATAEARAHVPFKIVLVDCAEGFRMMAHGANDLVIGDRVRAEFTSFTGQLVPMFEKLPG
- a CDS encoding thiolase family protein, whose translation is MSYITGVGLTPFGKIDGSTTLSLMREAAEAAIADAGLKRGDIDGLLCGYSTTMPHIMLATVFAEHFGIRPSYCHAVQVGGATGMAMAMLAHQLVESGAAKNILVVGGENRLTGQSRDASVQALAQVGHPIYEVPLGPTIPAYYGLVASRYMHDHGVTEEDLAEFAVLMRSHAIAHPGAQFREPISVTEVMASKPIASPLKLLDCCPVSDGGAALVISREPTTEHRIKVRGCGQAHTHQHVTAMPADGPSGAEQSIARAWAASGAAVCDVKYAAVYDSFTITLLMLLEDLGLAARGEAAARARDGYFSRNGAMPLNTHGGLLSYGHCGVGGAMAHLVETHLQMTGRAGDRQVHDASVALLHGDGGVLSSHVSMILERVR